One segment of Camelus ferus isolate YT-003-E chromosome 26, BCGSAC_Cfer_1.0, whole genome shotgun sequence DNA contains the following:
- the CDKN2AIP gene encoding CDKN2A-interacting protein isoform X1 yields MAQEVSEYLSQNPRVAAWVEALRCDGETDKHWRHRREFLLRNAGDLAPAAGGAASANQEEAADAGSGTRNRQLQQLISFSMAWANHVFLGCRYPQKVMDKILSMAEGIKVTDAPIHTTRDELVAKVKKRGISSSNEGVEEPTKKRAIEGKGNSAVEQDHAKIPAKTDRTSSQQENSSACSGSSTKSESGGNSSRSSGTPSQNSSTSDGDRSVSSQSSSSTSSQVTTVGPGKAESEAPDKHGSASFVSSLLKSSVNSHVTQSTDSRQQSGSPKKSALEGPSVLVSQSISEIEVPLLGSSGSSEVELPLLSSKPSSETASSGLTSKTSSEASVSSSVSKNSSSSGTSLLTPKSSTSANTSMLTSKSTSQVAASLLASKSSSQTSGALISKSTSTAGVSQLASKSSSQTSTSQLPSKSATQSSESSVKFSCCKLTNEDVKQKQPFFNRLYKTVAWKLVAVGGFSPSVNHGELLNAAIEALKATLDVFFVPLKELADLPQNKSSQESIVCELRCKSVYLGTGCGKSKENAKAVASREALKLFLKKKVVVKICKRKYRGSEIEDLVLLDEESRPVNLPPALKHPQELL; encoded by the exons ATGGCGCAGGAGGTGTCGGAGTACCTGAGCCAGAACCCGCGGGTGGCCGCCTGGGTGGAGGCGCTGCGCTGCGACGGCGAGACCGACAAACACTGGCGCCACCGCAGGGAGTTCCTGCTCCGCAACGCTGGGGACTTGGCCCCCGCCGCCGGCGGCGCTGCCTCCGCTAACCAGGAGGAAGCCGCCGACGCCGGGAGCGGGACCCGCAATCGGCAGCTGCAGCAGCTCATCTCCTTTTCCATGGCCTGGGCCAACCACGTCTTCCTCGGGTGCCG gtatccCCAAAAAGTTATGGATAAAATACTTAGTATGGCTGAAGGCATCAAAGTGACAGATGCTCCAATCCATACAACAAGAGACGAACTGGTTGCCAAGGTGAAGAAAAGAGGGATATCGAGTAGCAATG aaggGGTAGAAGAACCAACGAAAAAACGAGCCATAGAAGGAAAAGGCAATTCTGCAGTTGAGCAAGATCATGCAAAAATTCCTGCCAAAACAGACCGCACATCATCTCAGCAGGAAAACAGCTCAGCGTGTTCGGGGTCATCTACCAAGTCAGAGAGTGGTGGGAACTCGAGTCGGAGCTCTGGCACCCCGAGTCAGAATAGCTCCACAAGTGATGGAGACCGATCTGTTTCCAgccaaagcagcagcagcacttcCTCTCAGGTAACAACGGTAGGTCCCGGAAAAGCTGAATCGGAAGCTCCAGATAAACATGGTTCAGCGTCGTTTGTTTCTTCATTGTTGAAGTCCAGTGTGAATAGTCACGTGACCCAGTCCACTGATTCCAGACAACAGAGTGGCTCACCGAAAAAGAGTGCTTTGGAAGGCCCTTCAGTCTTAGTTTCTCAGAGCATCTCAGAGATCGAGGTGCCCTTGTTGGGCTCCTCAGGAAGCTCAGAAGTAGAGCTGCCACTGTTGTCTTCCAAACCTAGTTCAGAGACAGCTTCAAGTGGGTTAACTTCCAAAACTAGTTCAGAGGCAAGTGTTTCATCATCGGTTTCTAAAAACAGTTCCTCATCAGGCACATCTTTACTAACTCCCAAGAGCAGCACCTCAGCAAACACATCGATGCTGACTTCCAAAAGCACTTCGCAGGTCGCTGCATCGCTGTTAGCTTCCAAGAGCAGCTCCCAGACCAGTGGTGCTCTCATTTCTAAGAGCACTTCCACAGCAGGTGTGTCCCAGCTGGCTTCTAAGAGTAGTTCTCAGACTAGCACGTCACAGTTGCCTTCTAAAAGTGCTACACAGTCAAGTGAGAGTTCTGTCAAATTCTCTTGCTGCAAGTTAACCAATGAAGATGTGAAACAGAAGCAACCTTTTTTCAATAGACTGTATAAAACGGTGGCGTGGAAGTTGGTGGCCGTTGGTGGCTTTAGTCCCAGTGTGAATCATGGAGAGCTCCTAAATGCAGCTATTGAGGCCCTGAAAGCAACACTGGATGTGTTTTTTGTCCCACTGAAAGAACTGGCAGATCTGCCTCAAAATAAAAGCTCTCAAGAAAGTATTGTTTGTGAATTGAGGTGTAAGTCTGTGTATTTGGGCACTGGCtgtggaaaaagcaaagaaaacgcAAAAGCAGTTGCATCAAGAGAAGCATTGAAGTTATTTCTCAAGAAAAAGGTGGTGGTAAAAATCTGTAAAAGGAAATACAGAGGCAGTGAAATAGAAGACCTAGTACTCCTCGACGAAGAGTCAAGGCCTGTAAACTTACCTCCAGCATTAAAACATCCTCAAGAATTACTGTAA
- the CDKN2AIP gene encoding CDKN2A-interacting protein isoform X2 encodes MAQEVSEYLSQNPRVAAWVEALRCDGETDKHWRHRREFLLRNAGDLAPAAGGAASANQEEAADAGSGTRNRQLQQLISFSMAWANHVFLGCRYPQKVMDKILSMAEGIKVTDAPIHTTRDELVAKKG; translated from the exons ATGGCGCAGGAGGTGTCGGAGTACCTGAGCCAGAACCCGCGGGTGGCCGCCTGGGTGGAGGCGCTGCGCTGCGACGGCGAGACCGACAAACACTGGCGCCACCGCAGGGAGTTCCTGCTCCGCAACGCTGGGGACTTGGCCCCCGCCGCCGGCGGCGCTGCCTCCGCTAACCAGGAGGAAGCCGCCGACGCCGGGAGCGGGACCCGCAATCGGCAGCTGCAGCAGCTCATCTCCTTTTCCATGGCCTGGGCCAACCACGTCTTCCTCGGGTGCCG gtatccCCAAAAAGTTATGGATAAAATACTTAGTATGGCTGAAGGCATCAAAGTGACAGATGCTCCAATCCATACAACAAGAGACGAACTGGTTGCCAAG aaggGGTAG